The following proteins come from a genomic window of Alnus glutinosa chromosome 10, dhAlnGlut1.1, whole genome shotgun sequence:
- the LOC133880053 gene encoding uncharacterized protein LOC133880053 isoform X1 — MHGLVGGSQMGSREIAVFLIFFFYLPIFAISSPLQAALPSSSDTLQESHLGEKIEPRNGSKFGLASGHGGHANGHGGHADGHGENGNNGGSQSPNAQGGTTFIPVYVAGAANNHHHHHCSANCTRNSDSVGVSILVAAILDSLIAHL, encoded by the exons ATGCACGGATTGGTAGGGGGAAGCCAAATGGGAAGTAGAGAAATAGCAGTGTTTCTCATATTCTTCTTCTACCTTCCTATTTTCGCAATTTCTTCACCTCTTCAGGCGGCCTTGCCCTCCTCTTCAG ATACTTTGCAGGAAAGTCACTTGGGAGAAAAAATTGAACCTAGGAACGGCAGCAAGTTTGGACTTGCCTCCGGTCATGGTGGTCATGCAAATGGTCATGGTGGTCATGCAGATGGTCATGGTGAGAATGGAAATAATGGTGGCTCCCAATCACCTAATGCACAAGGAGGTACAACTTTTATCCCGGTATATGTAGCAGGTGCCGCCAATAACCACCATCATCACCATTGCTCTGCCAACTGCACCCGCAACTCCGACTCTGTAGGAGTTTCAATCTTGGTTGCAGCCATCTTGGACTCTCTTATCGCTCATTTGTAA
- the LOC133880053 gene encoding uncharacterized protein LOC133880053 isoform X2, with product MGGSKEIAVFLIFFFYLPIFAISSPLQTALPSSSDSLQESHLGEKIVPRHGSKFGHASGHANGHGGHADGHGENGNNGGSQSPNAQGGTTFIPVYVAGAANNHHHHHCSANCTRNSDSVGVSILVAAILDSLIAHL from the exons ATGGGAGGAAGTAAAGAAATAGCAGTGTTTCTCATATTCTTCTTCTACCTTCCTATTTTCGCAATCTCTTCCCCTCTTCAGACGGCCTTGCCCTCCTCTTCAG ATTCTTTGCAGGAAAGTCACTTGGGAGAAAAAATTGTTCCTAGGCATGGCAGCAAGTTTGGGCATGCCTCCGGTCATGCAAATGGC CATGGTGGTCATGCAGATGGTCATGGTGAGAATGGAAATAATGGTGGCTCCCAATCACCTAATGCACAAGGAGGTACAACTTTTATCCCGGTATATGTAGCAGGTGCCGCCAATAACCACCATCATCACCATTGCTCTGCCAACTGCACCCGCAACTCCGACTCTGTAGGAGTTTCAATCTTGGTTGCAGCCATCTTGGACTCTCTTATCGCTCATTTGTAA
- the LOC133879633 gene encoding vesicle-associated membrane protein 727, with the protein MSQRGLIYSFAAKGTVVLAEHTSYSGNFSTIAVQCLQKLPSNSSKYTYSCDGHTFNFLLDNGFVFLVVADESVGRSVPFVFLERVKDDFKQRYGASIKNEGLHPLADDDDEDDLFEDRFSIAYNLDREFGPRLKEHMDYCMNHPEEMTKLAKLKAQITEVKGIMMDNIEKVLDRGERIELLVDKTENLQFQADSFQRQGRQLRRKMWLQNLQMKLMVGGAIFVVIVILWLIACRGFKC; encoded by the exons ATGAGTCAGAGAGGCTTAATATATAGCTTTGCTGCGAAAGGAACCGTTGTTTTAGCAGAGCATACATCATACTCGGGGAACTTTAGTACCATTGCTGTTCAGTGTTTGCAGAAGCTGCCTTCCAATAGCAGCAAGTACACATACTCATGTGATGGGCACACGTTTAACTTCCTCCTCGACAATGGGTTTG TTTTTCTTGTTGTTGCAGATGAATCGGTTGGGAGGAGTGTGCCTTTCGTGTTCCTTGAACGGGTGAAGGATGATTTTAAGCAGCGTTATGGGGCAAGTATAAAAAATGAGGGCCTGCACCCGCTTGCGGATGACGACGATGAGGATGATCTATTTGAAGACCGATTTAGCATTGCATACAATCTTGACAGAGAATTTGG GCCAAGGCTTAAGGAGCACATGGACTACTGTATGAACCACCCAGAAGAAATGACTAAGCTTGCCAAATTGAAGGCTCAAATAACTGAGGTCAAGGGCATTATGATGGACAATATCGAGAAG GTTTTGGATCGTGGGGAGAGGATTGAACTTTTGGTTGATAAAACAGAGAATTTACAGTTCCAG GCTGACAGCTTCCAGAGGCAAGGCAGGCAACTTCGAAGAAAGATGTGGCTGCAGAATCTCCAAATGAAGCTGATGGTTGGAGGAGCAATCTTCGTGGTGATTGTCATACTGTGGCTTATTGCCTGTCGAGGTTTCAAATGTTGA